The DNA window CGCCGCCCTCGTCGGCTTCAAACTCAGAAACAACACCGGAGGCGGTAAGCATCGATGCCGCCACAGTTAAAATTGTGCCCATCGATAAGCGCTTTCGTGATGTTCAACCCCAGAGTGGGGCGGGTTTCGGAAGTCATGAGGTCGAGATTGTAAGGGATTAACAGCGAACTAAGCGAGAAGATTGACACATTGTAAGGTATGTTTTCAATTAGGGAGAGAATGGTGGCATTAGAGGTTTCAGAATGGACGGTGACGTCCCCGGACTCGGCATCGAATGTAATGTTAACACTGCCAGAGTTGGAGGCCGCGCGGCCGGTAGTCTGGAAGAGGGTGGCGACGCGCTTGCCGTTGTGAGGCAGGAGACGTAAGTCGGACCAGGAAAGATACTCGAGAAGAACGTGGTAGCGGAGGACATCGGCGAGGGTGGCCGAAGAGGGCGGCCGGCAGAGCGGAGATGGGAATTGGGCACAACAAGAAGGGTGAGGGAGGTGCGCTCGGCGAGATCGGAGGCGATGGCGGTGGAGGAAAGCAGCGAGGTGAAATCGGAGAGATCGGGAAATGGCTTAAGGAGCTGGGCGATGTTAGAAGGGAAAATGGATAGAGGGCAGGTGGAGAGTAGCAGTAAAAAGAGGAAATTGATAGGGGT is part of the Primulina eburnea isolate SZY01 chromosome 1, ASM2296580v1, whole genome shotgun sequence genome and encodes:
- the LOC140835359 gene encoding LOW QUALITY PROTEIN: fasciclin-like arabinogalactan protein 4 (The sequence of the model RefSeq protein was modified relative to this genomic sequence to represent the inferred CDS: deleted 3 bases in 2 codons) is translated as MAVRNSIPRFTPINFLFLLLLSTCPLSIFPSNIAQLLKPFPDLSDFTSLLSSTAIASDLAERTSLTLLVVPNSHLRSAGRSSATLADVLRYHVLLEYLSWSDLRLLPHNGKRVATLFQTTGRAASNSGSVNITFDAESGDVTVHSETSNATILSLIENIPYNVSIFSLSSLLIPYNLDLMTSETRPTLGLNITKALIDGHNFNVAASMLTASGVVSEFEADEGGAGITLFVPTDEGFADLPSSVRFQSLPAEKKAMVLRFHVLHSYYPLGSLESIVNPVQPTLATEQNGAGSFTLNISRVNGSVGIDTGIVQASITQTVFDQNPVAIFGVSKVLLPREYFGRNPIEVKKPSDGGRAVAQPPDIALPPGDSPAANGPPSHLSSPPGLEMLSEAGNAITVLRTVLGVWCVGLCYLLL